The following proteins are co-located in the Bacteroidales bacterium genome:
- a CDS encoding Na(+)-translocating NADH-quinone reductase subunit A, translating into MSKVFKIRKGLDIKLKGEANVNDVREFKPTLYAVEPARLRLFNPRLLVKEGDVVECGTPVLQNKLDERIILTSPVSGVVQKIKRGEKRKLLAVEILADEKNKKIDFGKEAIDSLSRDKIIEKLLMSGLWSLIRQRPYGIIANPDDTPRDIFISAINSAPLSVSDDSFIKKHTKEFQAGINVLKKLTDGNVHIGIHQEKSDKQMYEAFKNVELHLFKGPHPVGNVGVQIHHVAPINKGEKIWYLSLQDVVAVGKLFNEGYRDIPRFVTLAGSELKETYMLEMPAEASIKEIVSENIKQENVRVISGNVLTGTNVGKDGFLGLYDSMITVIPEGDEHEILGWMAPGFNKHSASRTFLAFLCPRKKYRLNTNYHGGKRAFVFGSQYEDVFPFDILPVYLMKAILAGDIEKMENLGIYEVVEEDFALCEYVCTSKMELQQIMQDGIDLMIKEMS; encoded by the coding sequence ATGAGTAAAGTTTTTAAAATTCGCAAAGGGCTTGATATAAAGTTGAAGGGTGAGGCAAATGTAAATGATGTTAGAGAGTTTAAACCGACTTTATATGCGGTAGAGCCAGCAAGATTAAGACTGTTTAATCCCCGATTGCTTGTTAAGGAAGGAGATGTGGTTGAATGCGGCACTCCTGTTCTTCAAAATAAACTTGACGAGAGAATTATTTTAACATCGCCTGTTTCTGGTGTTGTGCAAAAAATAAAAAGAGGTGAAAAACGCAAATTGCTTGCTGTTGAAATTTTAGCTGATGAAAAAAATAAAAAGATTGATTTTGGCAAGGAAGCAATAGACTCATTAAGCAGAGATAAGATTATTGAAAAGCTCCTTATGTCTGGCTTGTGGTCACTGATTCGCCAGCGTCCGTATGGTATAATAGCCAATCCTGACGATACGCCAAGGGATATTTTTATATCAGCAATTAATTCTGCACCGCTGTCAGTGTCTGATGACTCTTTTATAAAAAAACATACAAAAGAATTTCAAGCGGGTATTAATGTTTTGAAAAAACTGACAGACGGCAATGTACATATAGGAATTCATCAAGAAAAAAGTGATAAGCAAATGTATGAAGCGTTTAAAAATGTTGAATTGCATTTGTTTAAAGGTCCACATCCTGTTGGGAATGTGGGCGTTCAAATTCATCATGTTGCTCCAATAAATAAAGGAGAGAAAATATGGTATTTGTCGCTTCAAGATGTGGTTGCTGTTGGCAAGTTGTTTAATGAAGGATACAGAGATATTCCTCGTTTTGTAACATTGGCAGGAAGCGAGTTGAAAGAAACTTATATGCTTGAAATGCCTGCGGAAGCTTCAATTAAAGAAATAGTGAGCGAAAATATTAAGCAGGAAAATGTACGCGTTATTAGCGGAAATGTGCTAACAGGAACCAATGTAGGCAAAGACGGCTTTTTAGGATTGTATGACTCGATGATTACAGTTATTCCTGAAGGTGATGAGCATGAAATTTTAGGCTGGATGGCTCCTGGATTTAATAAGCACAGTGCTTCGAGGACTTTTCTTGCGTTTTTGTGCCCACGAAAAAAATACAGATTAAACACAAATTATCATGGTGGAAAAAGGGCATTTGTTTTTGGAAGCCAATATGAAGATGTTTTTCCTTTTGATATATTGCCTGTTTACCTTATGAAAGCAATTCTTGCAGGGGATATAGAAAAGATGGAGAATTTGGGAATATATGAGGTTGTGGAAGAGGATTTTGCTCTTTGCGAATATGTTTGTACGTCAAAAATGGAATTGCAGCAGATTATGCAAGATGGAATAGATTTGATGATTAAAGAAATGAGCTAA
- a CDS encoding DUF5103 domain-containing protein yields MKKILFYLIALLFFASCKTHNTSVVADNNHQNTTKDSNQKYDYYQPNRLKYIDEDYLPQIGYSHLSASSWVFAPPIIYLDQNNTLTLTFDEISDNKKDYYYSFILCDAMWQPCDLLQSEYIQGFFEDQITSFKFSRNTLVNYVHYSLTFPNENMQPTKSGNYLLHVWYYNGNEKVTALTKRFYIAENKINIQANIHYATSIEYRNYQHEIDFSIFKNNVEIIDPYKNLTVVLQQNGRYDNCIKNLKPSLIRGDELIYDFENENIFDANNEFRRFDIQSLNYYTDRISKIERRDQMIHVYLKTDFRRPYQQYISTDDINGRFLIKNEDGKDIDTESEYVWVHFLLSYDYPLNEGSIFLQGAFTNWGFNEKYKLNYDYKLKGYSDSLLLKQGYYNYQYVYLKDTEASADATFIEGRHAEADNDYTIYVYYREPGEYYDRLIGVKSYNSKNKK; encoded by the coding sequence ATGAAGAAAATATTATTTTACCTAATTGCATTATTATTTTTCGCTTCTTGCAAAACACACAATACAAGCGTTGTTGCAGATAATAATCACCAAAACACAACAAAAGATTCTAATCAAAAATATGATTATTATCAGCCCAACCGACTTAAATATATTGACGAAGATTATCTGCCTCAAATAGGATATTCTCATCTATCGGCTAGCAGTTGGGTTTTTGCTCCTCCGATAATTTATCTCGACCAAAACAACACGCTCACACTAACTTTTGATGAAATTTCTGACAACAAAAAAGATTATTACTATTCTTTTATTTTATGCGATGCCATGTGGCAACCTTGCGACCTGCTTCAATCTGAATACATTCAAGGTTTTTTTGAAGACCAAATAACATCTTTTAAGTTTTCGCGGAACACGCTTGTAAACTATGTTCATTATTCCCTCACCTTTCCAAACGAAAACATGCAACCCACTAAAAGCGGAAATTATTTACTACATGTTTGGTACTATAACGGAAATGAAAAAGTAACAGCTTTAACAAAGCGCTTCTATATTGCCGAAAACAAAATAAATATACAAGCAAACATACACTATGCCACATCAATAGAATACAGAAATTATCAGCATGAAATAGATTTTTCCATCTTCAAAAACAATGTGGAAATAATCGACCCATATAAAAACTTAACCGTTGTTTTACAGCAAAATGGGCGTTACGACAACTGCATAAAAAACTTGAAGCCAAGCTTAATTAGAGGAGATGAGCTAATTTATGATTTTGAAAATGAAAATATTTTTGATGCAAACAATGAATTTAGGCGTTTCGACATTCAAAGCTTGAATTATTATACCGACAGAATATCCAAAATCGAACGCCGCGACCAAATGATTCATGTTTATCTAAAAACAGATTTCCGCCGCCCATACCAGCAATATATTAGCACTGACGACATAAACGGACGTTTTTTAATTAAAAATGAAGACGGAAAAGATATTGACACAGAGTCAGAATACGTTTGGGTGCATTTTCTATTGAGCTACGATTATCCGCTAAATGAAGGCTCAATATTTTTGCAAGGAGCTTTTACGAATTGGGGATTTAATGAGAAATACAAATTAAATTATGATTACAAGCTAAAAGGATACAGCGACTCGCTACTTTTAAAGCAAGGATATTACAATTATCAATATGTTTATTTAAAAGATACCGAAGCTTCTGCTGACGCAACTTTTATTGAAGGTCGCCACGCCGAAGCAGACAACGACTACACTATATACGTTTATTATAGAGAACCCGGCGAGTATTATGACCGCTTAATCGGCGTTAAAAGCTATAATTCAAAAAATAAAAAATAA
- a CDS encoding S9 family peptidase, producing MKNLISIMAIIMLSTNLFSQKVKYPETMRSNQSDDYFGTIVNDPYRWLEDENSAETKDWVEKQNKVTNEYLSQIPFREAVKNKLENIWNYEKSGIPFTKGPWTFCFRNSGMQNQSILYVRHKKSDTEKILLDPNKLSEDGTTSISGYSISKDNKYFAFRSSKGGSDWNEIQVINIKTGEFLPDKIKWTKFSGIAWYKNGFFYSGYEIEDEAKALSSKNEYHKVFYHKLGTAQSEDILIYENKDFPLRNHYLFLDKKQKYMFLTESEGTSGNSLWFRRASISNGEWTKIADGFEYEYGHIATIKNKFYIRTNDGAENNKLVSVDIKNPSIKNSTIIIPETENVLGSISLINKKLIVNYLKDVYDHLYIYDVSGKLEKEITLPGIGSISSPVGKKNDPNFLFSFTSYTTPSSIYKYNMKEDKTELYWQPKINFNPEEYITEQVFFNSKDGTKIPMFLTHKKDIKLDGNNPVLLYGYGGFNISLTPGFRLTAIPFLEAGGIYAVANLRGGGEYGRKWHLAGTKENKQNVFDDFISAAEYLIEKKYTNFSKIAIQGGSNGGLLVGACMAQRPDLFKVALPAVGVMDMLRFHKFTIGWAWTGDYGSSDNEADFKYLYKYSPLHNLKPANNYPATLVTTADHDDRVVPAHSYKFISELQHANKGANPTLIRIETMSGHGAGKPTSKQIEEATDVLSFMMYNLGMNYR from the coding sequence ATGAAGAATTTAATATCAATTATGGCTATAATAATGCTTTCTACAAATTTGTTTTCTCAAAAAGTAAAATATCCTGAAACGATGCGTAGCAATCAATCCGATGATTATTTTGGCACAATTGTAAACGACCCTTATCGTTGGCTCGAAGATGAAAACTCAGCAGAAACAAAAGATTGGGTGGAAAAGCAAAACAAGGTTACGAATGAATATTTAAGCCAAATTCCATTCCGCGAAGCCGTTAAAAACAAACTTGAAAATATTTGGAATTACGAAAAATCAGGAATTCCTTTCACCAAAGGACCGTGGACATTTTGCTTTCGCAATTCTGGCATGCAAAATCAAAGCATTTTATATGTTCGTCATAAAAAATCAGATACTGAAAAAATATTACTCGACCCAAACAAACTTTCTGAAGACGGCACCACATCTATAAGTGGCTATTCAATTTCAAAAGACAACAAATATTTTGCATTTCGCAGCTCAAAAGGCGGCAGCGATTGGAATGAAATTCAAGTAATTAATATCAAAACAGGAGAATTTCTCCCAGACAAAATAAAATGGACTAAATTTTCAGGCATTGCTTGGTATAAAAATGGTTTCTTCTACTCAGGCTATGAAATAGAAGATGAAGCTAAAGCTCTTTCCTCAAAAAACGAATACCACAAAGTTTTTTATCACAAGCTAGGCACAGCACAAAGCGAAGATATATTGATTTACGAAAACAAAGACTTCCCACTTAGAAACCATTATCTTTTTCTTGACAAAAAACAAAAATATATGTTCCTTACGGAAAGCGAAGGCACTAGCGGAAATTCACTTTGGTTCCGTCGTGCATCAATCTCAAATGGCGAATGGACAAAAATTGCCGATGGTTTTGAATACGAATACGGTCATATTGCAACAATAAAAAATAAATTTTACATCCGCACAAACGATGGAGCAGAAAACAATAAGCTTGTGAGCGTTGACATAAAAAATCCAAGCATAAAAAATTCCACTATAATTATTCCTGAAACAGAAAATGTGCTTGGTTCAATATCCTTAATAAATAAAAAACTCATTGTTAATTATTTAAAAGATGTTTACGACCACCTTTATATTTATGATGTGTCTGGAAAACTTGAAAAAGAAATTACTTTGCCCGGCATAGGCTCAATAAGCTCTCCTGTTGGTAAGAAAAACGACCCAAACTTTTTATTTTCTTTCACAAGCTACACAACGCCAAGCAGCATATATAAATATAATATGAAAGAAGATAAAACCGAATTATATTGGCAACCTAAAATCAATTTCAACCCAGAAGAATACATTACAGAGCAAGTATTTTTCAACAGCAAGGACGGCACTAAGATTCCTATGTTTTTAACTCATAAAAAAGATATAAAATTAGACGGAAACAATCCTGTATTGCTATACGGATATGGCGGTTTCAATATTAGCCTTACTCCGGGTTTCAGGCTTACAGCCATTCCATTCCTCGAAGCGGGAGGAATTTACGCTGTTGCAAATCTTAGAGGCGGCGGAGAATATGGTAGAAAATGGCATTTAGCGGGGACAAAAGAAAACAAGCAAAATGTTTTCGACGATTTTATATCAGCAGCAGAATATTTAATAGAAAAAAAATACACAAATTTTTCAAAAATAGCCATTCAAGGTGGCTCTAACGGCGGGCTTCTTGTTGGAGCATGTATGGCTCAGCGTCCAGACTTATTCAAAGTGGCGTTGCCTGCTGTTGGCGTAATGGATATGCTTAGATTTCACAAGTTCACCATTGGTTGGGCGTGGACAGGCGATTATGGCTCAAGCGATAACGAAGCTGATTTTAAATACCTATATAAATACAGCCCGCTGCACAATTTAAAACCAGCTAACAATTATCCTGCAACACTTGTTACAACTGCCGACCACGACGACAGAGTGGTGCCAGCACATTCATACAAATTCATTTCCGAACTCCAACATGCAAACAAAGGAGCTAATCCTACGCTTATTCGCATAGAAACGATGTCGGGACATGGTGCAGGAAAACCTACTTCCAAGCAAATCGAAGAAGCAACCGATGTTCTATCCTTTATGATGTATAATTTAGGAATGAACTATAGATAA
- the trxA gene encoding thioredoxin produces MEKLSLISTLIVALILSSCGGSSEKKQDSNSETVENKQKVETKAVFPTNANGKVQYLNTQNFVDYIFDFRREKEWNFKSNTPCVIDFYADWCMPCKMIAPIMEELALEYKGRVQFYKVDTDKEQELAQAFGIRSIPTIMACPIGNKPAKAEGAMPKKELVRMIDEIIFNKK; encoded by the coding sequence ATGGAAAAACTATCCTTAATTTCAACCTTAATTGTCGCACTAATTCTATCTTCCTGCGGTGGAAGTAGCGAAAAAAAACAAGATTCCAATTCAGAAACTGTGGAAAACAAACAAAAAGTAGAAACAAAAGCTGTTTTCCCTACAAACGCAAATGGTAAGGTACAATATTTAAACACTCAGAATTTTGTAGATTACATTTTTGATTTTCGCAGAGAAAAAGAATGGAATTTCAAAAGCAACACCCCATGCGTAATTGATTTTTATGCAGACTGGTGCATGCCTTGCAAAATGATTGCTCCAATTATGGAAGAGCTAGCTTTAGAATACAAAGGCAGAGTGCAGTTTTATAAGGTTGACACAGATAAGGAACAAGAACTAGCGCAAGCTTTTGGCATTAGAAGCATTCCTACAATTATGGCTTGCCCAATAGGCAATAAACCTGCAAAAGCTGAAGGCGCCATGCCAAAAAAAGAGCTAGTTCGCATGATTGATGAAATCATTTTTAACAAAAAATAA
- the trxA gene encoding thioredoxin yields MEHLTNETFKQKVFNYDINKDWKFEGKLPCIIDFYADWCGPCKMVAPILDELSKEYEGKINIYKVNTEEEPELSAAFGIQSIPSILFCPLNEQPQMAMGALPKQTFIQAINDILLK; encoded by the coding sequence ATGGAACACTTGACCAACGAAACATTTAAGCAAAAAGTCTTTAACTACGACATTAATAAAGATTGGAAATTTGAAGGTAAATTGCCTTGTATAATAGATTTTTACGCAGATTGGTGCGGACCTTGCAAAATGGTTGCCCCAATATTAGATGAATTATCAAAAGAATATGAAGGTAAAATTAATATTTATAAGGTAAACACCGAAGAAGAGCCTGAATTATCTGCTGCTTTCGGCATTCAAAGCATACCGAGCATACTTTTCTGCCCTCTAAACGAGCAACCACAAATGGCTATGGGTGCTTTGCCAAAACAGACTTTTATTCAAGCTATTAATGATATTTTACTTAAATAA
- a CDS encoding SUMF1/EgtB/PvdO family nonheme iron enzyme, which yields MKISKAKRVIYFFIILCLYLPVESNNLVISGVARTGIDRDVIIANISWENSWNVTGIPQNHDAVWLFIKFRECETGGNWNHALLSTNMSDHTCGADITWAQPITNTDRLGVAGNHNTGVMIRRSDYGTGNISSQNVSLRVVGSTSGMSLIDTIEYDIKVLGIEMVYIPEGPFYIGDGTSSGFIFTPGTNPRLPYYVNSEASVNVGYYSCYSGTYRNVTLNASFPKGYAAFYYMKYEITQGQYCDFLNTIHINAALNRAFITVNYMYDIALNKGVYISRYPDRAMIYMTYRDMLSYLDWAALRPPTEMEFEKACRGPLDYVPGEFAWGTDTYIEAINVSGTESGTEICTDSAANLHFSGADVFCHGGAFGTSFRGPLEVGIFARKTTTDRVETGGTYYGLMEMSGNVSEMCVQININDGNPSTPSGYTGIWGDGILTPDGNYNTVGWNGAEFFICKGGNYLTSFDYARISNRYYSNRTNQDARNYYDYGGRGCR from the coding sequence ATGAAAATCTCAAAAGCCAAAAGAGTTATTTATTTTTTCATTATACTTTGCTTATACTTACCAGTTGAAAGCAACAACTTAGTAATTAGCGGCGTGGCTCGTACTGGAATTGATAGAGATGTGATTATTGCAAATATTTCATGGGAAAACTCATGGAATGTAACAGGTATTCCTCAAAACCACGATGCTGTGTGGCTTTTTATTAAGTTTAGAGAATGCGAAACTGGTGGAAATTGGAATCATGCTCTTTTAAGCACTAATATGTCTGACCACACATGCGGCGCTGACATAACTTGGGCACAACCTATTACAAATACGGATAGACTTGGAGTTGCAGGAAACCATAATACCGGCGTAATGATTCGTAGGAGCGATTATGGTACTGGAAATATCTCTTCACAAAATGTTTCTTTGCGGGTAGTGGGTAGCACAAGTGGTATGTCGCTAATAGATACTATTGAATATGATATAAAAGTCTTAGGTATTGAAATGGTTTATATTCCTGAAGGTCCTTTTTATATTGGTGATGGAACTTCTTCTGGTTTTATATTTACTCCTGGAACAAATCCCAGATTGCCTTATTATGTAAATTCGGAAGCAAGTGTTAATGTTGGGTATTATTCTTGTTATTCTGGTACTTATCGCAATGTAACCCTAAATGCCTCCTTCCCAAAAGGCTATGCAGCTTTTTATTATATGAAATATGAAATTACACAAGGGCAATATTGTGATTTTTTAAATACTATCCATATAAATGCTGCATTAAATCGAGCTTTTATTACTGTTAACTATATGTACGATATAGCTTTAAATAAAGGAGTTTATATTAGCAGATACCCTGATAGAGCTATGATTTATATGACCTATAGAGACATGCTGTCTTATTTAGACTGGGCTGCACTAAGACCGCCTACAGAAATGGAATTTGAAAAAGCATGCCGCGGTCCATTAGATTATGTGCCCGGAGAATTTGCTTGGGGAACAGATACTTATATTGAAGCAATTAATGTTTCTGGAACTGAAAGTGGAACTGAAATCTGTACCGACAGTGCTGCAAACTTACATTTTAGTGGCGCAGATGTTTTTTGTCATGGAGGTGCTTTTGGAACTTCATTTCGAGGTCCTTTAGAAGTAGGCATTTTTGCTAGAAAAACTACTACAGATAGAGTAGAAACAGGTGGAACATACTATGGTTTAATGGAAATGAGTGGAAATGTTAGCGAAATGTGTGTTCAAATTAATATAAATGATGGGAACCCATCAACACCTTCTGGCTATACAGGTATTTGGGGCGATGGAATACTAACCCCGGATGGCAATTATAATACCGTTGGGTGGAATGGTGCCGAGTTTTTTATATGTAAGGGAGGTAATTATCTTACCTCCTTTGATTACGCTAGAATAAGTAACAGATATTATAGTAATCGCACCAATCAAGATGCAAGAAATTATTATGATTATGGAGGTAGAGGTTGCAGGTAG
- a CDS encoding SUMF1/EgtB/PvdO family nonheme iron enzyme, translated as MNKVSKAKRVIYFFILFCLYLPVKSNNLVISSVARTGTSRDVITANISWENSWNVKGVPRNHDAVWLFIKFRECETGGEWNHALLSTNMSDHTCGAAITWAQPITNKDRFGTAGNHNTGVMIRRNGYGIGNISSQNVSLRVVGSTSGTPLIDTIEYDIKVLGIEMVFIPEGPFYAGDGYSTSCIYIYGTNPRLPYYVNSEASVTIGHRYYNVTLDASFPKGYAAFYYMKYEITQGQYCDFLNTIPINYALNRAHVADNNMYHIAFSGGVYSGRHPDRAMHFMTYRDLLSYLDWAALRPPTEMEFEKACRGPLDYVPGEFAWGTCSYVEAKNVSGTVSGMEICTDSAANLHFSGVDNRCFGGAFGTGNTGPLEVGIFARDTTTGIGREETGATYYGLMEMSGNVWEQCVQININDANPSTPSSYTGIWGDGILSSDGNYNTAGWNDAEYYVLKGGALNNSLDYCRISYRNYNQTNQTNRTIYCSYVGGRGCR; from the coding sequence ATGAATAAAGTTTCAAAAGCCAAAAGAGTTATTTATTTTTTCATTCTATTTTGCTTATATCTACCTGTTAAAAGCAACAACCTAGTAATTAGCAGTGTGGCTCGTACCGGAACTAGTAGAGATGTGATTACTGCAAATATTTCATGGGAAAACTCATGGAATGTAAAAGGCGTTCCACGAAACCACGATGCCGTATGGCTTTTTATTAAGTTTAGAGAATGTGAAACTGGTGGAGAATGGAATCATGCACTTTTAAGCACTAATATGTCTGACCACACATGTGGCGCTGCCATAACTTGGGCACAACCTATTACAAATAAGGATAGATTTGGAACTGCAGGAAACCATAATACCGGCGTAATGATTCGTAGAAACGGTTATGGCATTGGAAACATCTCTTCACAAAATGTTTCATTGCGCGTAGTGGGGAGCACAAGCGGTACGCCACTAATAGACACTATTGAATATGATATAAAAGTTTTAGGCATAGAAATGGTTTTTATTCCTGAAGGTCCTTTTTATGCTGGTGATGGATATTCTACTAGTTGTATATATATTTATGGAACAAATCCCAGATTGCCTTATTATGTAAACTCGGAAGCAAGCGTTACTATTGGTCATCGTTATTATAATGTAACATTAGACGCCTCTTTTCCAAAAGGCTATGCTGCTTTTTATTATATGAAATATGAAATTACTCAAGGGCAATATTGCGATTTTTTAAATACTATTCCTATAAATTACGCATTAAACCGAGCTCATGTTGCTGATAACAACATGTATCATATAGCTTTTAGCGGAGGTGTTTATAGTGGTAGACACCCCGATAGAGCAATGCATTTCATGACTTATAGAGACTTGCTGTCTTATTTAGACTGGGCTGCACTAAGACCGCCTACAGAAATGGAATTTGAAAAAGCATGTCGTGGTCCATTAGATTATGTGCCTGGAGAATTTGCATGGGGAACATGTTCTTATGTTGAAGCAAAAAATGTTTCTGGAACTGTAAGTGGAATGGAAATTTGCACAGATAGTGCTGCAAATTTACATTTTAGTGGTGTTGATAATAGGTGCTTTGGAGGTGCTTTTGGAACTGGAAACACAGGTCCTTTAGAAGTAGGAATTTTTGCTAGAGATACTACTACTGGTATTGGCAGAGAAGAAACAGGCGCAACATACTATGGCTTAATGGAAATGAGTGGAAATGTTTGGGAACAATGTGTTCAAATTAATATAAATGATGCAAACCCATCAACGCCTTCTAGCTATACAGGTATTTGGGGCGATGGAATACTAAGTTCAGATGGCAATTATAATACTGCTGGGTGGAATGATGCTGAATATTATGTATTAAAAGGGGGTGCTTTAAATAATAGCCTTGATTATTGTAGA